A stretch of Lactuca sativa cultivar Salinas chromosome 6, Lsat_Salinas_v11, whole genome shotgun sequence DNA encodes these proteins:
- the LOC111893061 gene encoding auxin response factor 18, with translation MITFMDSKEKLKETERCLDSQLWHACAGSMIQMPAVNSKVFYFPQGHAEHATGNVEFRERNSQSRVPAWIPCRVSSVKFMADVDTDEVYAKIRLIPVSGSGEFSSFDDEDTSSQNGGGSSEGQVKPSSFAKTLTQSDANNGGGFSVPRYCAETIFPRLDYSADPPVQTILAKDVHGDTWKFRHIYRGTPRRHLLTTGWSTFVNHKKLVAGDSIVFLRAENGELCVGIRRAKRGIGGGQEISSGWNPAGGNSVVPYGGYSPVMRNGTGNGNGNPFGKVKVEADCVIQAVKQATTGNPFEIVFYPRASTPEFCVKASLVKNAMQIRWSPGMRFKMPFETEDSSRISWFMGTISSIQVSDPIRWPDSPWRLLQVTWDEPDLLQNVKRVNPWLVELVSTMPATIHMSPFSPPRKKCRPTQHPDFPLDPQIPIPALCGPHSHLFGGPTTGPFGYHLPDNLNPHHPASMQGARHTRYGLSLSDIQLNNKLNSGFFPTTKPLINPFPNKPTGLGSGSEPVSCLLTIGNSVSGSKEPETPKKSRFLLFGQPILTEQQISQSGPGSSSGLSPGQNLENDLNMETGHCKVFMESEDVGRTLDLSLLDSYEELCQKLGNMFKTGSSIIMNRVHYWDIKGTLKHIGDEPFGEFMKTARRLTIVTDSSNGN, from the exons atgattactTTCATGGATTCAAAAGAGAAATTGAAAGAAACTGAGAGATGCTTAGATTCTCAGTTATGGCATGCGTGCGCCGGAAGCATGATTCAAATGCCGGCGGTGAACTCGAAAGTGTTTTATTTTCCTCAAGGCCACGCCGAACATGCCACCGGAAATGTCGAATTCCGGGAGAGAAACAGTCAGTCGAGGGTTCCGGCGTGGATCCCATGTCGAGTTTCTTCTGTTAAATTCATGGCGGATGTGGATACCGATGAAGTTTATGCAAAAATCAGGTTGATTCCGGTGAGTGGTTCCGGCGAATTCAGTTCTTTTGATGATGAAGATACGAGTTCTCAGAACGGCGGAGGATCATCGGAGGGCCAAGTTAAACCGTCGTCGTTTGCAAAGACATTGACACAATCCGACGCCAATAACGGCGGCGGGTTTTCCGTTCCAAGGTATTGCGCCGAAACGATATTCCCACGGTTAGATTACTCAGCGGACCCACCGGTGCAAACCATTCTCGCTAAAGATGTTCACGGCGACACATGGAAATTCCGGCACATCTACCGAGGAACTCCACGGCGGCATTTACTCACCACCGGATGGAGCACATTCGTAAACCATAAGAAACTTGTCGCCGGAGACTCCATTGTTTTTCTTCGAGCTGAAAACGGTGAACTCTGTGTTGGAATCCGACGAGCCAAGAGGGGAATCGGCGGTGGACAGGAAATCTCCTCCGGGTGGAATCCGGCAGGCGGCAACTCTGTTGTTCCGTATGGTGGATACTCGCCGGTGATGAGAAACGGAACCGGAAACGGAAATGGGAATCCGTTTGGGAAGGTGAAAGTGGAAGCCGATTGTGTAATCCAAGCTGTAAAACAAGCAACCACCGGAAACCCATTTGAGATCGTCTTCTACCCAAGAGCAAGTACGCCGGAGTTTTGTGTAAAAGCTTCCCTCGTGAAGAACGCAATGCAGATCCGGTGGTCTCCGGGGATGAGATTCAAGATGCCATTTGAAACAGAAGATTCTTCAAGAATCAGTTGGTTTATGGGAACAATTTCTTCAATCCAGGTTTCTGATCCGATTCGGTGGCCCGATTCTCCATGGAGACTTTTACAG GTGACATGGGATGAGCCGgatttacttcaaaatgtgaAACGAGTGAATCCATGGCTGGTGGAATTGGTATCAACAATGCCGGCAACCATTCATATGTCACCATTTTCACCACCTAGAAAGAAATGTAGACCTACCCAACACCCGGATTTTCCCCTCGATCCGCAAATCCCGATTCCCGCGCTTTGTGGGCCCCACTCGCACCTATTTGGCGGGCCAACAACCGGCCCGTTCGGTTACCACCTCCCGGATAATTTGAACCCTCATCATCCTGCTAGCATGCAGGGAGCCAGGCACACGCGTTATGGTTTATCTCTCTCAGATATCCAACTCAATAACAAACTAAACTCGGGGTTTTTCCCAACCACAAAACCGCTAATCAACCCGTTTCCAAACAAACCTACTGGGCTGGGATCTGGATCCGAGCCCGTTTCGTGTCTGTTAACCATCGGGAACTCAGTTTCAGGCTCGAAAGAGCCTGAAACCCCTAAAAAGTCTCGGTTTTTACTCTTTGGTCAACCGATTTTAACTGAGCAACAGATCTCCCAAAGTGGGCCAGGGTCTAGCTCAGGCCTTTCGCCGGGACAAAACCTGGAGAATGACCTGAACATGGAGACAGGTCATTGCAAGGTTTTTATGGAGTCAGAAGACGTGGGTCGAACCCTCGACCTCTCTTTGCTCGATTCGTATGAAGAATTATGTCAAAAATTGGGTAATATGTTTAAAACCGGAAGCTCTATAATTATGAACCGTGTTCATTATTGGGATATCAAAGGAACCCTAAAACATATAGGAGACGAACCATTTGG TGAGTTTATGAAGACAGCAAGAAGGCTAACGATTGTAACGGATTCAAGCAATGGAAATTAA